CGTTTAGGAGCTGAACTTACTGAATTAAAGCAAGACCAAGCTGAATATATAGGAGTAACTGTAGAAGGCCCTTACAAGCCAGAATACTATAGATATTAAGACATTGGTTATTGAAACTAAAAAGGTCCTGACGAGCATCAGGACCTTTTTTTATTTACTATTTTCTTCGTATTAGTTATTCTCTGCCAACATACCTTCTAAATAATAACAATCTGTCTGCTCTTTAATTTGAGCTAAACCTTCTTCTTTAGAACTTAGCGGATTAATTTTCACTTCTTTTCCGTTTGGCATATACACGATATAAAAGCCTTCTTCGAAAGATGACAACTTTATAATCTCCCCATTAGGCCTTACAGCATTCCATGACTTATCACCTGGCTTATAAACCAAATCAATTTTTTTCCCTTTTTTAGGTCCGTCAACTACTGTTACCTGCATTCTGTTCTTCGTTGCGGTCATTTCAAACGTATTACCATCTCTTTCTACCATTTGAGTCTCTGACTCACCTTCTTCCATAGCTATTGGGTTAGAACCGCTCCAAAATTCTATCACATTGAAAATAATGGCATCTCCTAAAAAGAATAACCCGTATACCGGTATTATGTTCAAGCCCCAAAATACGAGGTTGTTTACAAACTTACTATCAGACACACCTTGGTTCCAGTCTTTTAGGTTATTGAATGCGCTAAAAGAACCTAAGCAACTAGAGAATAATAATGTACTCGCCATTGCAACACAGATAATTGATTTTTTCATAATATAAATTGTTTAGAATTAGATTCGTAAAGTAAAGACTGTCTACCCATAGGGCTTCTTCTATACATTATATTGTTAACCCTATAGAAGCGTTTTTCCTTTACACTACATTAAATGATTGTTAAGCATCTAATTAATTTCAAAATTCATAGTTTTAATTTTTTTAAGAAAAGTTGGTTTTGTACGATTACTTTTCTTTAAATTAAATCAAGAAAATTATATATGATACTATTCGTAGACATGGATGAGGTAATTGCCGATACCTATGGCGCCCATATAGAAATTTATAATGCTGAGTTTAATGGGAAACTCACTACAGATTTATGTGCTGGTTCAGACGTTTGGAGCATGGTGCCAGAAACGCACCAAGACAGTGTTAGAAAGCACGCTACAAGAAGAGGTTTTTTTAGAAATTTAAAGCCTATAGCAGGCAGTCAAGAAATTTTGGCAAAATTAGCTAGCAAACATGAAGTGTATATAGCGTCGGCAGCCATGCAATTTCCCAATTCTTTAGAGGAAAAAAGCGAATGGTTAGATGAGCATTTTCCTTTTCTGCCATGGCAAAACCGTATTCTTTGTGGTCATAAACATATTTTAAAAGGTGATGTGCTCATAGACGATCGCAGCTATAATCTAGAAAGTTTCCACGGCCGTAGTTTACAATTTACATCGCCACACAATGTAAACACAGAAGGTTTTGAACGTGTTAATACTTGGTTTGAGATTGGCGAGAAACTATTGTAATCAAAACCTTTTTTTGAAATTATACAACATTACATAACACAAAAAAACCCTCTTCATTGCTGAAAAGGGTTTTTTTAATTATTTACTTTTAGTTTATGCTTCAAAAGGCTCAATGGAAACATATGATTTTCCACCTGCTTTCTTTTCAAACTTCACTAAACCATCTACACGTGCGTGTAAAGTATGATCTTTTCCTGCGTAAACATTTTCACCAGGATTGTGCTTTGTTCCACGCTGTCTAACTAAAATGTTACCAGCGATTGCAGCTTGACCACCAAAAATCTTAACTCCTAATCGTTTAGATTCTGATTCTCTACCGTTTTTCGAACTACCTACACCTTTCTTATGTGCCATTGTCTAAGGTTTTAAATATTGTTATTACTCAATGGATAAGCTTATTTAGCTACACCACCATCTAATTCATCTTGCCATTTCTGTAACTCGTCCCATTTACCATCTGCAGCTAATTGTGCTTGTTTTGGCCATGTGTCAGTTACGTGATTACCACGAACGTCAGCTATAATTTCAGCAATTTTAGCAGCATCTGTTTTTGCTAACTCCGCAAAAGTAGAAATACCCGCAGCGTTTAAAGTTTCAGCTATTTTTGGACCAATACCTTCAACTTTTTTCAAATCATCACCTTTACCTGTAGCTTTTTTAGCTTTTGGCTTAGATGCTACAGAAACCTCTACTGGTGCCGCTTTACCATCTGCTTTCTTAGCTTTTGGCTCTGCTGCTTTTTTTGTTTCAGTTTTCTTAGCTCCTTTAGAAATAATAGATTCGATCACAATCTCCGTAAGAGATTGACGGTGTCCATTCTTCTTGCTGTAACCCTTACGTCTTTTCTTATGAAAAACGATTACTTTGTCACCTTTTAGGTGTTTAACGACTTTAGCCTCTACTGCGGCTCCGTCTATAGCCGGGGCGCCGATAGTAACGTTCGATCCATCAGCCAAAAGAAGCACATTGTCAAAAGTGACTTTGTTACCTTCTTCTACCTGTAAACGGTGAACGTACACTTTCTGGTCTTTTGCAACTTTAAATTGCTGCCCTGCCATCTCTACAATTGCGTACATATTGTTAAATGTAAAAATTAAACCTGATGGATTTTTTCCATAGGCGGGTGCAAATATACTTCTTAATCGTGAATTTACAAGTGTTTTTTATAAATTTTATAAGCTCTTCATTTTAGCAGTATCTTAAAATTTAAATAACCTCATAAAAAAGAATGTTAGCACTTATGTAGACAGTAAACCCATTCCCGCCACCATTATAAATACAATAGTCTTAAAACTTTGAAATCGATTTACCTCTATAATCGAAAGCTCCTCTAAAAACCTAGGCTGCAACTCTGTTTAATATACTACTAAAAACAAAGTGAAAATAAGAGTAGCTACCCCACCAGTTATAAAGCCCGCTATTAAACCCCACTGTATATGTAAATTCCTTTTCTTTCTTTAGCTTGTAATATTTAATTGCTTCATATATTGCAAAACCTATTATAACTACATTAATGAGACTATAATACACTTTTATATGTAGCCCTAAAAGTTATAAAATTAGCCACTAAACAACCACTTACAGCAACTCCAAATCTAATAGATAATGCCTAGTTATGCATTGCAGCTATGTTTCATTTAAGAATTAACTTTTAAATTAATAAGTAATCAATTACAAGCTTCATTTGTTTTTGTTAAAGAATTCATATATTGAATATTCTTCCTACAAAATTGAATTGTAATGTAACAAAATTGGAAAGCAACAAACTAATTATACACTACTATCTAATAACACTTAACTAAATACTATATAAATGAGAAACAAATTATTTCTGGTTTCGGCCATACTTTTTAACGCTGCCGTAGCATTGGCTCAAGAAGTCAAGTTTGAAGAGTATAATCTTGACAATGGCCTCCATGTTATTTTACATCAAGATAATACGGCGCCTATTATTTCTATCTCTGTGCTTTATCATGTTGGTTCTAAAGATGAAGATCCCGAACGAACTGGGTTTGCCCATTTTTTTGAACATCTTCTTTTTGAAGGCACAGAAAACATAGAAAAAGGAAAATGGGACCAAATTGTTTCATCACACGGAGGTTCTGGTAACGCCACCACTGATGAAGACAGAACTTATTATTACGAAGTATTCCCTTCTAATAATCTACAATTAGGCCTTTGGTTAGAGTCGGAAAGAATGTTACACCCGGTAATTAACCAAAAAGGAGTAGATACCCAAAATGAAGTTGTAAAAGAAGAAAAAAGGTTGCGCGTAGATAATGCTCCATACGGTATGTTTATTGAAAACATTAAAAAAAATCTCTTCAATAAACATCCTTACAAAGAAACAGTAATTGGTAAAATGGACCATTTAGATGCTGCTACTTTAGAAGAATTCATTGCTTTTCAGAAAAAATTCTACACTCCAAATAATGCAGTGCTTGTAATTGCGGGTGATTTTGAAAATGATAATGCAAAAAAAATGATCTCTGATTATTTTAGCAGTATTCCTAAAGGTCAGGATATATCTAGAAACTTTCCTCAAGAAGACCCAATTACAGAACAAATAAACGCAAAGGCCTACGACCCAAATATTCAAATTCCGGCAACGATGATTGCTTATAGAACGCCCGGATTAAAAAATAGAGATAGTCAAGTTCTAGATATGATTTCAACTTATTTAAGCGACGGGCCGTCCTCCAAACTTTACAAGAAAATAGTTGACGAACAAAAGCAAGCATTACAGGTAGGTGCATTTCCTGCTACTCAAGAAGATTATGGCATGTATATAGTTTTTGCATTACCTGTAGGAGAAACAAGTTTAGAAACACTTAATACCGAAATAGAAGAAGAAATAGAAAAACTAAGAACGGATCTTATATCGGAAAATGATTATCAAAAATTGCAAAATAAATTTGAAAACCAATTTGTCAACAGTAATTCTAGTGTAGAAGGCATTGCTAATTCCTTAGCCGAATATTATATGCTTTATGGTGATACTTCCTTAATAAATAAAGAAATAGAGATCTATAGATCTATAACCCGAGAAGAAATAAAAGAAGTGGCCAATAAGTATTTAAACCCCAATCAAAGATTAATGTTAGAATATTTACCGGAACAAAATACTGCAAACTAAAAACTATGAGAACTACATATATATTACTCTTTACAATTATAAGCTTCTTAACTGTACAGGCCCAAGTTGACCGTACCGTTATGCCTACTCCTGGCCCAGCACCCGAAATAAATTTAGGAGAGCCTGAAATTTTCAAACTTAATAACGGTTTAACGGTATTAGTGGTTGAAAATCACAAATTACCAAGAGTTTCTATTCAATTATCGATTGACAACCCACCAATTTTAGAAGGCGACAAAGCCGGTGTTTCCCTTTTAACAGGTAGCCTTTTAGGCAAAGGTTCTAAAAACATTGCCAAAGATCAATTTAATGAAGAAATCGACTTTTTAGGAGCACGATTAAATTTTAGTTCGCAAGGTGCTTATGCACAATCTCTTTCTAAATATTTTTCTAGAATGATGGAGCTTTTAGCTGATGCCGCAATATATCCAAACTTTACGCAGGATGAGTTTGATAAAGAAAAAGACATTCTATTGACCGGACTTAAATCTGAAGAGAAAGTTGTTTCTTCCATTTCGGCCAGAGTGCAACGTGCCTTGGCTTATGGCAAAAATCACCCTTATGGTGAATTTGCTACTGAACAAACCGTAAACAATGTTACACTTACTGATGTAGAAGAATTTTATAGAGATTATTTTGTGCCTGCAAATGCCTATTTAATTGTTATTGGTGACATAACATTAGACGAAGTTAAAACGTTGACCAACACATATTTTACTTCTTGGACCAAGGCAGTTCCCCCAAGTTTCAGTTATTCAAAACCAGCAAACGTACCAAATACCCAAATTAACTTGGTTGACATGCCTAATGCTGTACAATCTGAAATTACAGTACAGAACCTCGTTGATTTAAAAATGAAAGATGATGATTTTATTGCGGCAATATTGGCAAATCAAATTTTGGGTGGTGGATCAGATAGCAGGGTAAATTTAAACCTTAGAGAAGATAAAGGGTACACGTACGGCGCCTATACTTCTTTAGGAAATGACAAGTATGCTCCGGCAAGGTTTGTTGCTACTGCCGAAGTAAGAAATTCGGTTACCGATAGTTCTGTGGTAGAATTGCTAAAAGAATTGGAGCTCATTACCTCAAAACCAGTTACTGAAAAAGAACTAAAAACTACCAAAGCTTTATATGCCGGTAGTTTTATAATGGCTCTAGAAGACCCACAGACTATTGCGAGATATGCGCTAAACATAGAAAAAGAAAATTTACCCAAGAATTTTTATAAATCATTTCTAGAAAAGCTAGAAAAGGTTAGTAAAACCGATGTAGAATTAGCTGCTAAAAAATATTTCAACGTAAATAACGCTCGTGTCGTGGTTGTCGGGAAAGGAAGTGAAATATTAGCAAATCTTGAAAAAATAAACTTCAACGGAAAAAAACTTCATGTTCTATCTTTTTCTAAAACTGCAGATAGAATTGAAACTCCCAATTATAACACCGCAATACCCGAAGGTGTTACAGCTAATACCATCATGGAAAAATACATAGACGCAATAGGAGGCAAAACCAAACTTGAAAGCGTAACTTCTTTTGCCATGAGTGCCGCAGCGGAAATGCAAGGAATGAAACTTGATCTAGAAGTCAAAAAAACTACTAATAATCAACTCATGCAAGATGTTAAAATGATGGGTAACTCTATAAGCAAACAAGTACTAAATGGCGACAATGGTTATATGGTAATGCAAGGGCAACGTATAGATCTTACCGAAGAAGAATTGATCAAATCGAGGACTGAATCTTTACCTTTTCCCGAACTTAGCTATTTAGCGAACAACAATGTTTCTTTAGAAGGCATGGAAATGGTTGGAGATAAAAAAGCATATAAAATTAAAGTAACAGATGACAAAACTACTTTCTATGATGTAGAAACAGGACTTAAAGTCCAAGAGGTTACTTTAACAGAAATGCAAGGGCAACAAATATCGAGTACATCTAATTTTGAAGATTATAAAGATGTGTCGGGTATTCTGCTACCTTTTAAGTTAACACAATCTTTTGGGCCACAGAATTTTGAATTCATAATTTCTGATATCAAAATTAATGAAGGTGTTTCGGCTGAAGATTTTGAATAAACTTTAAACTAAATAAATAGAAAAACCCGCTAGCATGCGGGTTTTTCTATTTCAACTCTATTGCTATCACGCTCCTATTTTGGTTATTTTAGCTTCGCCGATAATCAATCCCAAATCCACCTCTGGATTACCGGAATAACTTACATTAGTTTCTCCGTAACAGGTAACTTTTAAGCGATCTGCGACCTTTATTCTAAAATTACTTTCACCATAGGCCGTAATTTTTGTTTCATCGGCATTCATGCCTAACGTATTAACTTCACTTTCGCCATAGGCTCTAAAAACTTGACGCGCAATAGCACCTTCAGCAATTTCTAAATAACTACTGCCATAAATAGCAACGGTCAACTCATCAATTGAAACTGAATTAAAATAGACTTTAGCATCGCCATATAACGACATTTTAAAATCATCTGCATTAAAAAGATTTTTACATCGTACAATTTCTTCCCCCCGTATCGATAAATTTTCAAGCTTTCTATAGGTTACCGTCATTGTGGCCATTGTACCATTGTATAAAGATTTTTTTCCTTTCCATTTATCACTGGAAATACGTTCAGATTTAGTTACAACCTTGGCGCCATCTAAATACAGTCTTAATGTTCTACCTTCAACCTCAACATTTATTTTATCCAACCCTATTTTTGCATTATCAATAACTACACTTTCTTCTTCTCCCTCGACTAAATTTACCTCAATATGCGGACTAACAATTAGTTTATCGAAAGATTTTACGTTGAATG
The genomic region above belongs to Maribacter hydrothermalis and contains:
- a CDS encoding M16 family metallopeptidase, with amino-acid sequence MRNKLFLVSAILFNAAVALAQEVKFEEYNLDNGLHVILHQDNTAPIISISVLYHVGSKDEDPERTGFAHFFEHLLFEGTENIEKGKWDQIVSSHGGSGNATTDEDRTYYYEVFPSNNLQLGLWLESERMLHPVINQKGVDTQNEVVKEEKRLRVDNAPYGMFIENIKKNLFNKHPYKETVIGKMDHLDAATLEEFIAFQKKFYTPNNAVLVIAGDFENDNAKKMISDYFSSIPKGQDISRNFPQEDPITEQINAKAYDPNIQIPATMIAYRTPGLKNRDSQVLDMISTYLSDGPSSKLYKKIVDEQKQALQVGAFPATQEDYGMYIVFALPVGETSLETLNTEIEEEIEKLRTDLISENDYQKLQNKFENQFVNSNSSVEGIANSLAEYYMLYGDTSLINKEIEIYRSITREEIKEVANKYLNPNQRLMLEYLPEQNTAN
- the rplU gene encoding 50S ribosomal protein L21; translated protein: MYAIVEMAGQQFKVAKDQKVYVHRLQVEEGNKVTFDNVLLLADGSNVTIGAPAIDGAAVEAKVVKHLKGDKVIVFHKKRRKGYSKKNGHRQSLTEIVIESIISKGAKKTETKKAAEPKAKKADGKAAPVEVSVASKPKAKKATGKGDDLKKVEGIGPKIAETLNAAGISTFAELAKTDAAKIAEIIADVRGNHVTDTWPKQAQLAADGKWDELQKWQDELDGGVAK
- a CDS encoding 5' nucleotidase, NT5C type, which gives rise to MILFVDMDEVIADTYGAHIEIYNAEFNGKLTTDLCAGSDVWSMVPETHQDSVRKHATRRGFFRNLKPIAGSQEILAKLASKHEVYIASAAMQFPNSLEEKSEWLDEHFPFLPWQNRILCGHKHILKGDVLIDDRSYNLESFHGRSLQFTSPHNVNTEGFERVNTWFEIGEKLL
- the rpmA gene encoding 50S ribosomal protein L27; translation: MAHKKGVGSSKNGRESESKRLGVKIFGGQAAIAGNILVRQRGTKHNPGENVYAGKDHTLHARVDGLVKFEKKAGGKSYVSIEPFEA
- a CDS encoding M16 family metallopeptidase, with amino-acid sequence MRTTYILLFTIISFLTVQAQVDRTVMPTPGPAPEINLGEPEIFKLNNGLTVLVVENHKLPRVSIQLSIDNPPILEGDKAGVSLLTGSLLGKGSKNIAKDQFNEEIDFLGARLNFSSQGAYAQSLSKYFSRMMELLADAAIYPNFTQDEFDKEKDILLTGLKSEEKVVSSISARVQRALAYGKNHPYGEFATEQTVNNVTLTDVEEFYRDYFVPANAYLIVIGDITLDEVKTLTNTYFTSWTKAVPPSFSYSKPANVPNTQINLVDMPNAVQSEITVQNLVDLKMKDDDFIAAILANQILGGGSDSRVNLNLREDKGYTYGAYTSLGNDKYAPARFVATAEVRNSVTDSSVVELLKELELITSKPVTEKELKTTKALYAGSFIMALEDPQTIARYALNIEKENLPKNFYKSFLEKLEKVSKTDVELAAKKYFNVNNARVVVVGKGSEILANLEKINFNGKKLHVLSFSKTADRIETPNYNTAIPEGVTANTIMEKYIDAIGGKTKLESVTSFAMSAAAEMQGMKLDLEVKKTTNNQLMQDVKMMGNSISKQVLNGDNGYMVMQGQRIDLTEEELIKSRTESLPFPELSYLANNNVSLEGMEMVGDKKAYKIKVTDDKTTFYDVETGLKVQEVTLTEMQGQQISSTSNFEDYKDVSGILLPFKLTQSFGPQNFEFIISDIKINEGVSAEDFE
- a CDS encoding head GIN domain-containing protein, which gives rise to MKKIIFVLLAIFFVVGAIKAQEKTFNVKSFDKLIVSPHIEVNLVEGEEESVVIDNAKIGLDKINVEVEGRTLRLYLDGAKVVTKSERISSDKWKGKKSLYNGTMATMTVTYRKLENLSIRGEEIVRCKNLFNADDFKMSLYGDAKVYFNSVSIDELTVAIYGSSYLEIAEGAIARQVFRAYGESEVNTLGMNADETKITAYGESNFRIKVADRLKVTCYGETNVSYSGNPEVDLGLIIGEAKITKIGA
- a CDS encoding DUF3332 domain-containing protein — its product is MKKSIICVAMASTLLFSSCLGSFSAFNNLKDWNQGVSDSKFVNNLVFWGLNIIPVYGLFFLGDAIIFNVIEFWSGSNPIAMEEGESETQMVERDGNTFEMTATKNRMQVTVVDGPKKGKKIDLVYKPGDKSWNAVRPNGEIIKLSSFEEGFYIVYMPNGKEVKINPLSSKEEGLAQIKEQTDCYYLEGMLAENN